Proteins encoded in a region of the uncultured Paludibaculum sp. genome:
- the tal gene encoding transaldolase — protein sequence MKATQRLHDLGQSLWLDNITRDLLDGGTLQRYIDELSVTGLTSNPTIFNQAIKGSSAYDDSIRERLEAGKAGEDLFFEVALEDIIRATDLFRPAYDRTNGVDGWVSLEVSPLLAHDTASTLAAAKDLYARAGRPNLFIKIPGTPEGLPAIEEAIFAGISINVTLLFSSAQYEAAADAYMRGVERRIEAGLDPYVASVASVFVSRWDAAVKDKVPAELRNKLGLAIMGRTYAAYQKLLMSPRWQRAFNLGARPQRLLWASTGTKDPNAPDTLYIQALAAPLTVNTMPEGTLKAFADHGSVEGLMTSEGAEEMLARFAQAGIDIDALAARLQDEGAKSFVASWNELMGVIEQKSAALQKVG from the coding sequence ATGAAAGCGACACAACGACTTCACGATCTGGGCCAGAGCCTCTGGCTGGATAACATCACGCGCGACCTCTTGGATGGTGGCACGCTGCAGCGGTATATCGACGAGTTGTCGGTAACTGGGCTGACGTCCAACCCGACAATCTTCAACCAGGCGATCAAAGGTAGCAGCGCCTATGACGATTCCATCCGGGAGCGGCTCGAGGCGGGCAAGGCCGGCGAAGACCTGTTCTTCGAAGTTGCGCTTGAGGACATTATTCGCGCGACGGATCTGTTCAGGCCGGCATACGACCGGACCAATGGCGTGGATGGATGGGTCTCGCTGGAGGTATCCCCCCTGCTGGCGCACGACACCGCGAGTACGCTGGCGGCGGCGAAGGATCTCTACGCTCGCGCCGGGCGGCCCAATCTGTTCATCAAGATTCCCGGCACACCAGAGGGGCTGCCGGCGATTGAAGAGGCGATCTTCGCCGGAATTTCGATCAACGTCACCCTGCTGTTCTCCAGCGCGCAGTATGAGGCGGCAGCCGACGCGTACATGCGCGGCGTTGAGCGCCGGATCGAGGCCGGGCTGGATCCGTATGTGGCCTCGGTGGCCTCGGTGTTCGTCAGCCGTTGGGATGCGGCGGTAAAGGACAAGGTCCCGGCCGAGCTGCGGAACAAGCTTGGGCTGGCGATTATGGGGCGCACGTATGCTGCGTACCAGAAGCTGCTGATGTCACCGCGCTGGCAGCGTGCCTTTAACCTGGGGGCGCGGCCGCAGCGGTTGCTCTGGGCGAGCACGGGCACGAAGGATCCGAATGCGCCCGATACGCTCTACATTCAGGCGCTGGCTGCCCCGCTGACGGTGAATACCATGCCGGAAGGCACGCTGAAGGCTTTTGCGGACCATGGCTCTGTCGAGGGGCTGATGACCTCTGAAGGCGCCGAGGAAATGCTGGCGCGGTTCGCGCAAGCGGGTATCGACATCGATGCCCTGGCGGCACGCCTTCAGGACGAAGGCGCGAAGTCGTTCGTCGCATCCTGGAATGAACTGATGGGTGTGATTGAGCAGAAGAGCGCGGCGCTGCAGAAGGTCGGATGA
- a CDS encoding ROK family protein: MTAVRRAKKVLVVDVGGTHVKVLATGQSEPRRFDSGPDLTPEAMVQGVQGLTSDWRYEAVSIGYPGPVLRNRPVAEPYNLAGGWVGFDFEAGFGLPVRMMNDAAMQALGSYAGGKMLFLGLGTGLGSALVVDGIVEPMELGHLPYKKRTYEDYVGERGLERRGKRKWRHDVADVVAHFISALEPDDVVLGGGNVRQLKELPAGCREGDNANAFAGGFRLWESTTR, encoded by the coding sequence ATGACCGCGGTCCGGCGTGCGAAGAAGGTTCTGGTCGTCGACGTCGGCGGCACACACGTGAAGGTGCTGGCCACCGGTCAGAGTGAGCCGCGCCGGTTCGACTCGGGGCCGGATTTGACACCCGAAGCCATGGTGCAGGGCGTTCAAGGGCTGACGAGTGACTGGCGCTACGAGGCCGTCTCGATTGGGTATCCCGGGCCGGTGCTGCGAAACCGGCCCGTGGCCGAGCCCTACAACCTGGCCGGAGGCTGGGTCGGGTTCGATTTCGAGGCTGGGTTCGGTCTGCCGGTGCGCATGATGAACGACGCCGCGATGCAGGCGTTGGGGAGCTACGCGGGCGGGAAGATGTTGTTTCTCGGCCTGGGTACGGGGCTGGGCTCAGCTCTCGTCGTCGATGGAATCGTGGAACCGATGGAGTTGGGTCACCTTCCCTATAAGAAGCGCACCTACGAGGACTACGTAGGGGAGCGAGGACTGGAACGCCGTGGAAAGCGCAAGTGGCGGCACGATGTCGCCGATGTGGTCGCTCATTTCATCTCCGCCCTGGAGCCGGACGATGTCGTCCTGGGTGGGGGCAACGTAAGACAACTCAAAGAACTGCCGGCTGGTTGCAGAGAAGGTGACAACGCGAACGCGTTCGCCGGGGGCTTCCGGCTTTGGGAATCGACGACCAGGTGA
- the pgi gene encoding glucose-6-phosphate isomerase, with protein sequence MASTLQVSSQVPLAERTAWKALKTHFEEISGIHLRTLFDQDATRGTRMTAEGAGLYLDYSKNRITDETLRLLVQLANESDLPARIEGMFSGAKINTTEGRAVLHVALRAPESASIVVDGRDVVRDVHAVLARMSDFAEQVRSGTWRGHGGKRIRNVVNIGIGGSDLGPVMAYEALRHYSERGLTFRFVSNVDGTDFAEAVQDLDAAETLFIVSSKTFTTLETMTNARTARAWLLQRLGGDEASIAKHFAAVSTNAAEVSKFGIDTANMFGFWDWVGGRYSMDSAIGLSTMLAIGPAHFRAILDGFHEMDEHFRTAPLERNLPVLMGLLGIWYSNFFGAATVAVLPYEQYLKRFPAYLQQLTMESNGKHVTLDGAAVDYQTGAIYWGEPGTNGQHSFYQMIHQGTRLIPCDFIAFGQTLNPLGRHHDILLANAFAQTEALAFGKTREEVAAEGTAGKLVAHKVFEGNRPSNTILAERLTPAVLGKLVALYEHSVFTQGVIWGVNSFDQMGVELGKVLAQRMIPELESKDEPELKHDSSTNNLIRRYRKLRERA encoded by the coding sequence ATGGCTAGCACGCTACAAGTGTCTTCCCAGGTGCCACTTGCCGAACGCACGGCCTGGAAGGCCCTGAAGACGCACTTTGAAGAGATCAGCGGGATTCATCTGCGAACCCTGTTCGACCAGGATGCGACTCGCGGCACACGGATGACGGCCGAAGGCGCGGGGCTTTACCTGGACTATTCGAAGAATCGCATTACCGACGAGACGCTGCGCCTGCTGGTGCAACTGGCGAACGAGTCGGATCTGCCCGCGCGGATCGAAGGCATGTTCAGTGGAGCGAAGATCAACACGACGGAAGGGCGCGCGGTGTTGCACGTGGCGCTGCGAGCGCCCGAGAGCGCGTCGATTGTGGTGGATGGACGCGACGTAGTTAGGGATGTACATGCGGTACTCGCCCGGATGTCGGACTTCGCGGAGCAGGTGCGTTCGGGGACGTGGCGAGGGCACGGCGGCAAACGGATCCGCAACGTCGTGAACATCGGGATTGGCGGTTCCGACCTGGGGCCCGTGATGGCCTATGAGGCCCTAAGGCACTACAGCGAGAGAGGCCTGACGTTCCGGTTCGTGTCCAACGTGGATGGCACGGATTTCGCGGAGGCGGTGCAGGATCTGGATGCGGCGGAGACGCTGTTCATCGTTTCGTCGAAGACCTTCACCACCCTGGAGACGATGACGAATGCGCGCACGGCGCGCGCGTGGCTATTGCAGAGACTGGGCGGAGACGAAGCTTCGATCGCAAAGCACTTCGCGGCTGTCTCGACGAACGCGGCCGAGGTGTCGAAGTTCGGCATCGATACGGCGAATATGTTCGGGTTCTGGGATTGGGTGGGTGGCCGGTATTCGATGGACTCGGCGATTGGGCTCTCCACCATGTTGGCGATTGGCCCAGCGCACTTCCGGGCCATTCTGGATGGCTTTCACGAAATGGACGAGCATTTCCGCACCGCGCCGTTGGAACGGAATCTGCCGGTGCTGATGGGCCTGCTCGGCATCTGGTACAGCAACTTCTTCGGGGCGGCGACCGTCGCGGTGCTCCCGTATGAGCAGTATTTGAAGCGGTTCCCGGCTTATCTACAGCAGTTGACGATGGAGAGCAATGGTAAGCATGTGACGCTGGACGGAGCCGCGGTGGACTACCAGACCGGCGCGATCTACTGGGGCGAACCGGGCACGAATGGGCAGCACTCGTTCTATCAGATGATCCACCAGGGGACACGGCTGATCCCCTGCGACTTCATTGCGTTTGGGCAGACTCTGAATCCGCTGGGCCGGCATCACGACATCTTGTTGGCCAATGCCTTCGCACAGACCGAAGCTCTCGCGTTCGGCAAGACGCGCGAGGAAGTGGCGGCGGAAGGGACAGCCGGGAAGCTGGTGGCCCATAAGGTCTTTGAGGGCAATCGGCCGTCGAACACGATTCTGGCGGAGCGGTTGACGCCGGCGGTGCTGGGTAAGCTGGTTGCGCTGTACGAGCACTCCGTCTTCACGCAAGGCGTGATCTGGGGCGTCAACTCGTTCGACCAGATGGGCGTGGAACTGGGGAAAGTTCTGGCGCAGCGAATGATTCCGGAGCTGGAGAGCAAGGACGAGCCGGAGTTGAAGCATGATAGCTCGACCAACAACCTGATCAGGCGGTATCGGAAGTTGCGCGAACGGGCGTAG
- the gnd gene encoding phosphogluconate dehydrogenase (NAD(+)-dependent, decarboxylating), protein MQIGMVGLGRMGANMTRRLMRGGQQCVVFDRSPRAVEALAAEGATGAVDVADLVDRLETPRALWLMIPAAVVDETIAELVPHLAAGDILIDGGNSYYVDDIRRSQELAAKGIHYVDVGTSGGVWGLERGYCMMIGGEAEVVKHLDPVFQRLAPGAGDIARTPGREGLQSTAEQGYLHCGPNGAGHFVKMVHNGIEYGLMAAYAEGLGILKQANIGKQTQEADAETTPLRNPEHYQYDLNLRDITELWRRGSVVSSWLLDLAATALAGDPELESFAGRVSDSGEGRWTIKAAIDEAVPVPVLSAALYARFASRGAGEYENKLLSAMRYQFGGHLEKAAAQHAG, encoded by the coding sequence GTGCAGATTGGAATGGTTGGACTGGGCAGAATGGGCGCCAACATGACGCGCCGGCTGATGCGGGGCGGGCAGCAGTGCGTCGTATTCGACCGCTCGCCGCGGGCCGTGGAGGCGCTGGCGGCGGAGGGCGCGACGGGGGCCGTCGACGTTGCGGATCTGGTAGACCGTTTGGAGACTCCGCGCGCGCTGTGGCTGATGATCCCGGCGGCGGTTGTCGACGAGACCATCGCGGAACTTGTGCCGCACCTCGCGGCCGGAGACATTCTGATTGACGGCGGCAATTCCTACTACGTAGATGACATCCGGCGCAGCCAGGAGTTGGCGGCCAAGGGGATTCACTATGTGGACGTGGGAACGAGCGGCGGCGTGTGGGGACTGGAGCGCGGGTACTGCATGATGATCGGTGGAGAAGCCGAGGTGGTGAAGCACCTGGATCCTGTCTTCCAGCGGCTGGCGCCCGGTGCTGGGGACATAGCGCGGACTCCTGGACGCGAAGGATTGCAGAGCACAGCCGAACAGGGGTATCTGCACTGCGGGCCGAATGGCGCGGGTCACTTCGTCAAGATGGTGCACAACGGGATTGAATACGGGTTGATGGCGGCGTACGCCGAGGGGCTGGGCATTCTCAAGCAGGCGAACATCGGCAAACAGACGCAGGAGGCCGATGCCGAAACGACGCCGCTGCGGAATCCGGAGCACTACCAGTACGACCTCAATCTGCGTGACATCACGGAATTGTGGCGGCGCGGCAGCGTGGTTTCGTCGTGGCTGCTGGACCTGGCGGCTACGGCACTGGCGGGCGATCCGGAATTGGAGAGCTTCGCAGGGCGTGTGTCGGATTCGGGCGAGGGACGTTGGACCATCAAAGCTGCCATTGACGAGGCCGTGCCGGTGCCGGTCCTCTCGGCCGCGTTGTACGCGCGATTCGCCTCGCGCGGCGCCGGTGAGTATGAGAACAAGCTGCTTTCGGCGATGCGCTATCAATTTGGCGGACATCTGGAAAAGGCAGCCGCGCAGCACGCGGGGTAG
- the zwf gene encoding glucose-6-phosphate dehydrogenase — MAHTPSDALVFFGATGDLAYKKIFPALQAMVKRGSLHVPIVGVAKSDWNLEQFQARALDSLEKHGGVDRAAFQTLRNLLRYVDGDYNDPATFEAIRRELGTCERPAYYLAIPPSLFGLVVRQLGHSGCAQGARVVLEKPFGTDLASARRLNEILHGTFDESAILRIDHYLGKRPVHNMIYSRFANSFLESFWNRTHVESVQLTMAEDFGVQGRGGFYDQTGAIRDVVQNHLFQIMTNLAMDPPVRADSESIRDEKVKVLRAIPPLEIGNIVRGQFRGYRSEKGVSPTSQTETFAAIKLEVNSWRWQGVPFYIRAGKCLPVTCTEVVLRLKRPPSVFLSSDIRPNHFRFRISPDVTFGLGMMVKAHCDELRGESQEMLLMREERADDMGAYERLLRDAMAGDPTLFAREDYVEEAWRIVDPVLNAGGPVCDYEPGTWGPDDACAHIVPPDGWHDPTITTAQAAAHAA, encoded by the coding sequence ATGGCTCACACTCCTTCCGATGCGCTGGTGTTCTTTGGAGCAACCGGCGACCTGGCGTACAAAAAAATCTTCCCGGCACTGCAGGCGATGGTGAAGCGCGGATCGCTGCATGTACCGATTGTGGGGGTGGCCAAGTCCGACTGGAACCTGGAGCAGTTCCAGGCCCGAGCGCTGGACAGCCTGGAGAAGCACGGCGGTGTGGATCGGGCGGCCTTCCAGACTCTGCGCAACCTGCTGCGTTACGTGGATGGGGACTACAACGACCCGGCGACATTTGAGGCCATCCGCCGGGAATTGGGGACCTGCGAACGGCCGGCCTACTACCTGGCGATTCCGCCTTCGCTGTTCGGGTTGGTGGTGCGGCAACTGGGGCACTCAGGATGTGCCCAGGGCGCGCGAGTCGTTCTGGAGAAGCCGTTCGGGACGGACCTGGCATCGGCTCGGAGGCTGAACGAGATCCTGCACGGGACCTTCGACGAGAGCGCCATCCTGCGCATTGATCACTACCTGGGCAAACGGCCTGTTCACAACATGATCTACTCGCGTTTCGCGAATTCCTTTCTGGAGTCCTTCTGGAACAGGACTCACGTGGAAAGTGTTCAGTTGACGATGGCCGAGGACTTCGGAGTGCAGGGCCGGGGCGGATTCTACGATCAGACCGGCGCGATCCGCGATGTCGTGCAGAATCACCTGTTCCAGATCATGACGAACCTGGCCATGGACCCTCCGGTGAGGGCGGACAGCGAATCGATCCGCGATGAGAAGGTAAAGGTCCTGCGGGCCATTCCTCCGCTGGAAATCGGGAACATCGTGCGTGGGCAATTCCGCGGCTACCGGTCTGAAAAGGGCGTGTCGCCCACTTCACAGACCGAGACATTCGCGGCGATCAAGCTCGAGGTGAATTCGTGGCGCTGGCAGGGCGTCCCGTTCTACATCCGGGCAGGGAAGTGTCTGCCTGTGACCTGTACTGAGGTGGTGCTTCGGTTGAAACGGCCGCCATCCGTGTTCCTGTCCAGCGACATCAGGCCGAACCACTTCCGTTTTCGGATCAGTCCCGATGTGACATTCGGCCTCGGCATGATGGTGAAGGCGCACTGCGACGAACTGCGCGGGGAATCGCAGGAGATGCTCCTGATGCGTGAGGAACGCGCCGATGATATGGGCGCCTACGAGCGGCTGCTGAGGGACGCCATGGCCGGTGACCCGACGCTATTTGCCCGTGAGGACTATGTGGAGGAGGCCTGGCGTATCGTCGATCCGGTGCTGAACGCGGGTGGGCCGGTTTGCGACTACGAGCCGGGCACATGGGGGCCGGACGATGCTTGCGCCCATATCGTGCCGCCGGACGGGTGGCACGACCCGACGATCACGACCGCGCAGGCGGCCGCGCATGCCGCCTGA
- the tkt gene encoding transketolase: MSTARPAFASNASAMDQLCINTIRTLSMDAVQQAKSGHPGTPMALAPLVYTIWNRVMQFDPEDPIWPNRDRFVLSNGHASMLLWSVLHLTGTKAVNAEYERLGQPSVSLDDIRRFRQLDSKAPGHPEYHWVSGVETTTGPLGQGVATSVGMAVAEKFLASRYNRPSFEVFGYKIYAVCGDGCLMEGVASETASLAAHLGLDNLCWIYDNNKISIEGSTSITFTEDVPARFAAYGWNVLRLTDANDVAGIEAALQSFRQSVGKPTLIVLDSHIGYGSPNKQDTAAAHGEPLGDDEIRLTKRSYGWPEEAKFLVPEGVYDHFASGLGVRGGETHKAWKEMFAGYRAAYPELANEIEVMQRRGLPEGWDRDLPVFPADAKGLAGREASGKVLNVLARNVPWLLGGSADLGPSNKTTLTFAGAGDFQADSPGGRNLHFGVREHAMAAMVNGLSLSKLRAFGATFFIFSDYARPAIRLSALMELPAIFVFTHEAMGDGEDGPTHQPVEHLASLRAIPGLVTIRPADANEVVEAYRYVMQLRHEPAVLALSRQPLPTLDRTKYAPASGLARGAYVMAGGEDKDPEIILIATGSEVCLAIEAHEQLRAEGIRSRVVSMPSWEIFDHQSREYRDEVLPPHVTARIAVEQASTFGWERYVGGAGRILGMKTFGASAPLKELQRKFGFEPGRLVLVAKEMLGRG; encoded by the coding sequence ATGAGTACAGCCCGTCCAGCATTTGCCTCGAACGCCAGTGCGATGGATCAACTTTGCATCAACACCATCCGGACGCTTTCGATGGATGCGGTGCAGCAGGCGAAGTCCGGCCATCCGGGGACACCGATGGCTCTGGCTCCGCTGGTCTACACGATTTGGAACCGCGTGATGCAATTCGATCCCGAGGATCCCATCTGGCCCAATCGCGACCGCTTCGTGCTGTCGAACGGCCATGCGTCCATGCTGCTGTGGTCCGTTCTGCATCTCACGGGCACCAAGGCGGTTAATGCGGAGTATGAACGCCTGGGGCAGCCGTCTGTGTCGTTGGACGACATCCGGCGGTTCCGGCAGTTGGACAGCAAGGCTCCAGGGCATCCCGAGTATCACTGGGTATCGGGTGTAGAGACGACGACGGGTCCATTGGGACAAGGTGTTGCTACGAGCGTAGGCATGGCGGTGGCGGAGAAGTTTCTGGCGAGCCGGTACAACCGACCGAGCTTCGAGGTCTTCGGCTACAAGATCTACGCCGTGTGCGGCGACGGGTGCCTGATGGAGGGTGTGGCTTCGGAGACAGCGTCGCTGGCGGCACACCTGGGCCTGGACAACTTGTGCTGGATCTACGACAACAACAAGATCTCGATTGAGGGCAGCACGAGCATCACGTTCACAGAGGATGTGCCGGCGCGGTTTGCGGCCTACGGATGGAATGTGCTGCGCCTGACGGATGCGAATGATGTGGCTGGGATCGAGGCCGCGCTCCAGAGCTTTCGGCAGAGTGTAGGAAAGCCGACATTGATTGTTCTGGATAGCCATATTGGTTATGGTTCGCCGAACAAGCAGGATACGGCGGCGGCTCACGGGGAGCCGTTGGGCGACGACGAAATTCGTCTGACAAAACGCAGCTACGGATGGCCGGAAGAGGCGAAATTCCTGGTGCCCGAGGGTGTGTACGATCACTTCGCCAGCGGCCTGGGTGTGCGTGGTGGAGAGACTCACAAGGCGTGGAAGGAAATGTTCGCGGGCTACCGGGCCGCGTATCCCGAGCTCGCGAACGAGATCGAAGTCATGCAGCGGCGTGGGCTGCCGGAGGGGTGGGACCGGGACCTGCCGGTGTTTCCAGCCGATGCCAAGGGTCTCGCTGGCCGTGAGGCGTCGGGGAAAGTCCTGAATGTGCTCGCCCGGAACGTGCCCTGGCTACTGGGCGGGTCAGCGGACCTCGGGCCGTCGAACAAGACGACGCTCACGTTCGCAGGTGCCGGGGACTTCCAGGCGGACAGCCCTGGTGGCCGCAATCTCCATTTCGGCGTGCGCGAGCATGCGATGGCGGCGATGGTGAATGGGCTTTCTCTGTCGAAGCTGCGTGCCTTTGGGGCCACGTTCTTCATATTCAGCGACTATGCGCGGCCGGCGATCCGGTTGTCGGCACTGATGGAGTTGCCGGCCATCTTTGTATTCACGCATGAAGCGATGGGCGATGGAGAAGATGGGCCGACACACCAACCGGTGGAGCATCTGGCGTCATTGCGGGCCATCCCCGGTCTGGTGACGATTCGGCCTGCCGATGCCAACGAGGTGGTGGAGGCCTACCGCTACGTCATGCAGCTGCGCCATGAGCCCGCCGTCCTGGCCCTGTCGCGGCAACCCTTGCCTACGCTGGACCGGACGAAGTACGCACCGGCCTCCGGGCTGGCTCGCGGCGCGTATGTGATGGCAGGTGGTGAGGACAAGGACCCGGAGATCATTCTGATCGCAACCGGCAGCGAGGTCTGTCTGGCGATTGAGGCACACGAACAGCTCAGGGCGGAAGGCATCCGTTCGCGTGTCGTATCCATGCCGTCGTGGGAGATCTTCGATCACCAGTCCCGAGAGTACCGCGACGAGGTGTTGCCGCCCCATGTCACGGCCCGGATCGCCGTGGAGCAGGCATCGACATTTGGTTGGGAGCGGTACGTGGGCGGGGCCGGGCGAATTCTGGGGATGAAGACCTTCGGGGCGTCGGCGCCATTGAAGGAGCTACAGCGGAAGTTCGGGTTTGAACCAGGGCGACTGGTGCTGGTGGCCAAGGAGATGCTGGGGCGGGGATAG
- a CDS encoding helix-turn-helix transcriptional regulator — MILIMLGEFEYLLITAAARLGDDAYGAAMREEIEAATGRRCSIGALYTTVDRLESKGFLKTWMGDATAERGGRAKRMVRVTPLGVEAAKDFYHAVMRLSSGVSWAENRAERLA, encoded by the coding sequence GTGATTCTAATCATGCTGGGCGAGTTTGAATACCTTCTGATCACTGCTGCCGCACGTCTGGGTGACGACGCCTACGGCGCCGCAATGCGTGAAGAGATTGAGGCGGCGACCGGGCGGCGGTGTTCGATCGGGGCACTCTACACAACCGTCGACCGGCTGGAGTCGAAGGGGTTTCTGAAGACCTGGATGGGCGACGCCACGGCGGAACGCGGCGGCCGCGCGAAGCGCATGGTTCGCGTGACGCCACTGGGTGTGGAGGCGGCGAAGGATTTCTACCACGCGGTGATGCGGCTCAGCAGCGGAGTATCCTGGGCGGAGAATCGAGCAGAGAGGCTTGCATGA
- a CDS encoding (2Fe-2S)-binding protein translates to MPAGLVLHVNGTEHRVPSSPQTPLLYVLRNDLNLTGPRFGCGVAQCGACAVLVDGREVRSCVTPAGSVAGKRVTTIEGLGAIRAHERGLSGAEAAGTLHPVQQAWIDEQVPQCGYCQSGMMIAAADLLAKNADPSVAQIKDAFTNAPPSPHLCRCGTYSAIIDAVRRAAKVMSEGKGR, encoded by the coding sequence ATGCCTGCTGGACTTGTGTTGCACGTAAACGGCACCGAACACAGGGTGCCTTCATCTCCGCAGACACCGTTGCTGTACGTGCTGCGTAACGATCTGAACCTGACCGGGCCGCGGTTTGGCTGCGGAGTGGCGCAGTGCGGTGCGTGCGCCGTACTGGTGGACGGCCGAGAGGTGCGCTCGTGTGTGACGCCGGCCGGCTCAGTGGCTGGGAAGCGGGTGACCACGATCGAAGGACTCGGGGCAATCCGGGCGCACGAGCGGGGTTTGAGCGGGGCGGAGGCTGCCGGGACTCTGCACCCGGTGCAGCAGGCGTGGATCGACGAACAGGTGCCGCAATGTGGCTACTGCCAGAGCGGGATGATGATTGCGGCCGCAGATCTGCTGGCGAAGAATGCGGATCCCAGTGTGGCTCAGATCAAGGACGCCTTCACGAACGCGCCGCCGTCGCCGCACCTATGCCGCTGCGGCACATACTCCGCCATCATCGACGCCGTTCGACGGGCGGCCAAAGTCATGTCGGAGGGCAAGGGCCGATGA